One Synechococcus sp. JA-2-3B'a(2-13) genomic window carries:
- a CDS encoding GDYXXLXY domain-containing protein, which produces MASPSNLSQKGSLPKWRFWLPLLLQLGIVLLIPARQALTLAVGTTIYLQTAPVDPYDLLRGRYVTLGYVVARRSTLEQLPGWLPDLETPGILYLRLAPPEGDPTQPWRAIGVSREMPKDLQPEEKVLRGWFDGQQLKLGIEEFFIPEAIGDALEEDIRRYPKATRAEVKVDPWGKAALVGLWVGEHRY; this is translated from the coding sequence ATGGCTAGCCCGTCGAATCTTTCTCAGAAGGGATCCCTGCCCAAATGGCGGTTTTGGCTACCCCTACTGCTGCAGCTGGGTATCGTTCTGCTGATACCGGCTCGGCAAGCGCTGACTCTTGCTGTCGGAACCACGATCTACCTGCAAACGGCCCCTGTGGATCCCTATGACCTTTTGCGGGGCCGGTACGTGACCTTGGGCTACGTCGTCGCTCGACGCTCCACCCTAGAGCAACTGCCGGGTTGGTTACCTGATTTGGAGACGCCAGGGATCCTTTATCTGCGCTTAGCTCCCCCCGAAGGGGATCCCACTCAACCTTGGCGAGCAATCGGTGTCAGCCGGGAGATGCCCAAAGATTTGCAGCCTGAAGAGAAAGTGCTGCGAGGCTGGTTTGACGGGCAGCAGCTCAAGTTGGGAATCGAAGAATTTTTTATTCCCGAAGCGATTGGAGATGCCTTGGAAGAGGATATTCGGCGTTACCCTAAAGCCACGCGGGCAGAAGTGAAAGTGGATCCCTGGGGCAAGGCAGCATTGGTCGGCCTCTGGGTAGGGGAGCATCGGTACTAA
- a CDS encoding 2Fe-2S iron-sulfur cluster-binding protein, with protein MSATAYQVTLHHRGQTYRFPASADQTVLQAALEHGIELPSSCQAGVCTTCAGRLKSGSVTQTEAMGIGPELQAQGFVLLCVAYATSDLEVETDQEEEVYRLQFGS; from the coding sequence ATGTCTGCTACGGCTTATCAAGTAACCCTTCATCACCGCGGCCAAACCTACCGCTTCCCTGCCTCTGCGGATCAGACGGTTTTACAAGCTGCTCTGGAGCACGGGATAGAGCTGCCTTCCTCTTGTCAGGCAGGGGTTTGCACCACCTGTGCGGGGCGGCTGAAGTCGGGATCTGTGACTCAGACAGAGGCAATGGGGATTGGCCCAGAACTGCAGGCCCAAGGGTTTGTGCTGCTGTGTGTAGCCTATGCTACCTCCGATTTGGAGGTGGAGACCGATCAAGAGGAAGAGGTTTACCGTCTGCAGTTTGGCTCCTGA
- the rlmB gene encoding 23S rRNA (guanosine(2251)-2'-O)-methyltransferase RlmB — MPKTSQRKPASRLSRSGKLQPRRAGQSVSKRVQRPKRRDGDPKLALREAPVKPIRRDAQRQWPQGKMAPQPVGELDPGLSTGETGILPGEVQPQADGNPETELEQEIIYGRQTVLAALKSQATLNRVWILPKLRYSPQFLSLLEEAKARGTVIDEVSPKRLNALTAGANHQGIAAQATPYQYVALEDLVERSRQAGPNPVLVVLDGIQDPHNLGAIARSVEAFGMQGMVIPQRRAAGVTSTVMKVAAGALSTLPVARVVNLNRALEYLKEQGFWVYGTTSRGADPIYSADFQRPIALVVGSEGEGISLLTQRHCDQLLSIPLAGRTESLNASVAAGIALYEIHRQRSPHHLKRPEVDTFLNKSSIKVVESRGLQKDIQ, encoded by the coding sequence ATGCCCAAGACTTCTCAGCGCAAACCTGCTTCACGGCTGTCTCGCTCGGGCAAACTGCAGCCGCGAAGGGCAGGGCAATCCGTTAGCAAGCGGGTACAGCGGCCCAAACGCCGAGACGGGGATCCCAAGCTTGCCCTCCGAGAGGCTCCAGTGAAGCCCATCCGTCGCGACGCGCAACGGCAGTGGCCCCAAGGCAAGATGGCTCCTCAACCAGTAGGCGAGCTGGATCCCGGCCTCTCCACTGGCGAGACAGGGATCTTGCCAGGGGAAGTTCAGCCTCAGGCCGACGGGAATCCGGAGACCGAGCTGGAGCAAGAGATTATCTACGGTCGCCAGACAGTACTGGCTGCTTTGAAAAGTCAAGCCACCCTCAATCGGGTTTGGATCTTGCCGAAGTTGCGCTACAGCCCCCAATTTTTATCTCTGTTGGAAGAAGCCAAAGCGCGGGGCACCGTTATCGACGAAGTGTCTCCAAAGCGGCTGAACGCCCTCACGGCTGGCGCCAACCACCAGGGTATCGCTGCCCAAGCCACGCCTTATCAGTACGTGGCCCTGGAGGATTTGGTGGAAAGAAGCCGGCAGGCCGGCCCCAATCCGGTGCTGGTGGTTCTAGACGGGATCCAGGATCCCCATAACTTGGGAGCTATTGCCCGTAGTGTAGAAGCTTTTGGCATGCAGGGGATGGTGATCCCCCAGCGGCGGGCAGCAGGGGTAACCTCGACGGTGATGAAGGTAGCGGCGGGAGCCCTCTCCACCTTGCCGGTGGCGCGGGTGGTGAATTTGAATCGGGCTTTGGAATACCTCAAAGAGCAGGGGTTTTGGGTCTATGGCACCACCAGCCGAGGGGCTGACCCCATCTATAGCGCCGATTTTCAGCGGCCCATTGCTTTGGTAGTAGGATCCGAGGGGGAAGGGATTAGCCTGCTCACACAACGCCATTGTGACCAACTGCTGTCCATTCCCTTGGCAGGCCGCACTGAAAGCTTGAATGCTTCTGTGGCCGCCGGCATTGCCCTCTACGAAATCCACCGGCAGCGCTCTCCCCACCACCTCAAACGCCCTGAGGTTGATACATTCCTCAACAAATCGTCAATAAAAGTAGTAGAATCTAGGGGATTGCAAAAGGACATCCAATGA
- a CDS encoding alpha/beta hydrolase yields the protein MPSSLPLTYRFQPPRQVGLGPAPALVMLHGIGSHEGDLFQLAPYLDPRLAVISLRAPIPWSGGGFAWFEMAWTPEGLVGDPQQARNSLQLLSRFLEQTLPSGIPGIALDPRQVYLLGFSQGAIMSLYLALTQPEKLAGVVAMSGRLSPEILAEAVEPERMKHLAILVVHGTADAVLPIAFGRQIRDYFAPLPLNFTYREYEMGHEVSPESLRDIQVWLQNLLDRRDSEVKT from the coding sequence GTGCCTTCTTCTTTGCCCCTCACCTACCGCTTTCAGCCGCCTCGACAGGTCGGCTTAGGACCCGCGCCTGCGTTGGTAATGCTGCACGGGATCGGCAGCCACGAGGGGGATTTGTTCCAGTTGGCCCCCTATCTGGATCCTCGGTTGGCGGTGATCAGCTTGAGAGCCCCTATTCCTTGGAGTGGAGGCGGGTTTGCCTGGTTTGAAATGGCCTGGACACCGGAAGGGCTGGTGGGGGATCCCCAGCAAGCGCGCAATAGCCTCCAGCTCCTGAGCCGCTTTCTAGAACAGACGCTGCCCAGTGGGATCCCGGGTATTGCCCTGGATCCCAGGCAGGTGTATTTGCTGGGGTTTAGCCAGGGGGCGATCATGAGCCTGTACTTGGCTCTGACCCAGCCGGAGAAGCTGGCGGGGGTGGTGGCAATGAGTGGGCGCCTATCTCCAGAGATCCTGGCCGAGGCGGTGGAGCCGGAGCGGATGAAACACCTGGCCATCCTGGTGGTTCATGGCACTGCTGATGCTGTTTTGCCGATTGCTTTTGGCCGTCAGATCCGGGATTATTTTGCCCCGCTGCCACTGAACTTTACCTATCGCGAGTACGAGATGGGCCATGAAGTTTCCCCGGAGAGCCTGCGGGATATTCAGGTGTGGTTGCAAAACCTGTTGGATAGGAGAGATTCGGAAGTGAAAACGTAA
- a CDS encoding photosystem I reaction center subunit IX — MADFTKFLTTAPVAFILFSSFVFALFIEINRFFPDILTF, encoded by the coding sequence ATGGCTGATTTCACCAAGTTTCTCACCACTGCTCCGGTGGCATTTATCCTGTTTTCCAGCTTTGTTTTTGCCCTGTTCATCGAGATCAATCGCTTCTTCCCCGACATTTTGACGTTCTGA
- a CDS encoding phycobiliprotein lyase, which translates to MMTVMEFFALSAGEWMCQRTSHHLAFRRSEGGRSRLQIATLAATDPAVIRVCELFRVDPRRAVGAARVRWDGEQEWDNEEYKGDVVLVPIPDETDPMRGQLLRDQGYAEKVPVAGTYVMGSDGALTLYTQYEMTESEERIWFASPNLRLRASTVKRFGGFSMASFCSEVRKLSVGPSPTPTVAESSSFRS; encoded by the coding sequence ATGATGACCGTAATGGAGTTTTTCGCCCTCAGTGCTGGGGAGTGGATGTGCCAACGCACCAGCCATCACTTGGCTTTTCGCCGCTCTGAGGGTGGGAGGTCGCGGCTACAAATTGCCACCCTTGCGGCAACCGATCCAGCAGTCATCCGGGTTTGCGAGTTGTTCAGGGTGGATCCCCGACGAGCTGTGGGAGCAGCGCGGGTGCGGTGGGATGGCGAGCAGGAGTGGGACAACGAAGAGTACAAGGGAGACGTGGTGCTGGTACCTATCCCCGATGAGACCGATCCCATGCGCGGGCAGTTGCTGCGGGATCAGGGCTACGCTGAGAAAGTACCGGTGGCCGGTACCTATGTCATGGGATCCGATGGCGCCCTTACCCTTTACACCCAGTATGAGATGACTGAGTCGGAAGAGCGCATTTGGTTTGCCAGCCCCAACTTGCGCCTGCGGGCCAGCACTGTCAAGCGGTTCGGTGGCTTCAGCATGGCTTCTTTCTGCTCCGAGGTGCGTAAACTCTCCGTCGGCCCTTCTCCCACCCCTACGGTGGCCGAATCCAGCTCTTTCCGCAGCTAG
- the hypB gene encoding hydrogenase nickel incorporation protein HypB yields MFSVNVSVTCLNLMSAPGAGKTSLLEKTVVALAGSLRLAVIEGDMTTQLDAERLRRYGIPVIAINTGRACHLDAAMVAGGLQQLEALLDPQQLDLLLVENVGNLVCPAEFEVGEHAKVALLSVTEGEDKPLKYPIMFREADCLLITKVDLVPVLEVDLDRIQANIREINPSVPIFCLSAKTGDGLEPWLGWIREQILLAQHRRQPQ; encoded by the coding sequence GTGTTCAGCGTAAATGTATCAGTAACCTGTCTGAACCTCATGAGCGCGCCGGGGGCGGGTAAGACGTCTTTGCTGGAGAAAACCGTGGTCGCTCTTGCCGGCTCGCTGCGCCTGGCGGTGATCGAGGGAGACATGACGACCCAACTGGACGCGGAGCGGTTGCGTCGCTACGGGATCCCGGTGATTGCCATCAACACGGGGCGGGCCTGTCATTTGGATGCGGCCATGGTGGCCGGGGGCTTGCAGCAATTGGAAGCACTGCTGGATCCCCAACAACTGGATTTGCTGCTGGTGGAAAATGTCGGCAACTTGGTCTGCCCGGCGGAGTTTGAGGTGGGGGAACACGCCAAGGTAGCACTACTCAGCGTCACAGAAGGGGAAGACAAGCCTCTCAAGTACCCAATCATGTTTCGAGAGGCGGATTGTCTGCTGATCACCAAAGTGGATCTGGTTCCTGTGTTGGAGGTGGATTTGGATCGGATCCAGGCCAATATCCGCGAGATCAACCCTTCTGTGCCGATTTTTTGTCTTTCTGCCAAGACGGGTGACGGGCTGGAGCCCTGGCTGGGCTGGATCCGAGAGCAGATTCTCCTTGCCCAACACCGACGGCAGCCGCAGTGA
- a CDS encoding photosystem I reaction center protein subunit XI codes for MVEPNANPAPLNMDKGYVTVPEGDPQIGDLWTPINHAPVVRLLIDWLPINRPGLSSIWRGLEIGMAHGYWLVGPFAKLGPLRNEPIGLLSGFLGACGLILILTAALSLYGSVTSQRNTGPVKGSQSWSELAAGFLVGGMGGAVVAYLLLLNADLLVPAS; via the coding sequence ATGGTCGAACCCAATGCTAATCCTGCTCCGTTGAATATGGATAAGGGATACGTCACCGTCCCTGAGGGAGATCCGCAAATTGGCGATCTCTGGACACCGATTAACCACGCACCTGTTGTCCGGCTGTTGATCGACTGGCTGCCCATCAACCGACCGGGATTGAGTTCCATTTGGCGGGGCTTGGAAATCGGTATGGCCCACGGCTATTGGCTGGTAGGCCCCTTTGCCAAGCTGGGGCCGCTGCGCAACGAGCCCATCGGTCTGCTGAGCGGCTTTTTGGGAGCCTGTGGCCTGATCCTGATCCTGACGGCGGCCCTTTCTCTCTACGGCTCTGTCACCTCGCAGCGCAACACAGGGCCGGTAAAGGGATCCCAATCTTGGAGCGAATTGGCTGCCGGCTTCTTGGTAGGGGGTATGGGGGGGGCGGTCGTCGCCTACCTGCTTTTGCTGAATGCAGATCTCCTTGTCCCCGCATCTTAA
- a CDS encoding Ycf34 family protein, with product MCICIHCYYVDRCTTYHAVEAQHQQPHLTLTPDFEPQGPQINVNIRNGGTEMEWDVVGCQSFREERNKWARLRPYEAVPT from the coding sequence ATGTGTATTTGTATTCACTGCTACTACGTGGATCGCTGTACCACCTACCATGCCGTGGAAGCGCAGCATCAGCAACCTCATCTCACACTGACGCCGGATTTTGAGCCGCAGGGCCCCCAGATCAATGTCAATATCCGCAATGGGGGCACCGAGATGGAATGGGATGTGGTGGGCTGCCAGAGCTTTCGCGAGGAACGGAACAAATGGGCGCGACTTCGTCCCTATGAGGCGGTTCCCACGTAA
- the hemF gene encoding oxygen-dependent coproporphyrinogen oxidase encodes MLASSPTALPVDARQQVSQFMQRLQDDICARLEALDGKAKFREDRWERPGGGGGRSRVIQQGDVFEQGGVNFSEVFGSHLPPSILKQRPEAAGHPFYATGTSMVLHPRNPYVPTVHLNYRYFEAGPVWWFGGGMDLTPYYLFEEDAAHFHRTLKAACDRLDPAYYPVFKIWCDRYFFLPHRGEARGVGGIFFDYQDERPGLLYRPEGQAEGDPEQLASEPPSLQVRVGSRSWEHLFQLVQTCGDAFLPAYVPIVERRQGMEWGERERQFQLYRRGRYVEFNLVYDRGTIFGLQTQGRTESILMSLPPLVRWEYGYEPQPDTWEAKLYQVLRQPQDWA; translated from the coding sequence ATGCTGGCCTCAAGCCCTACAGCGCTGCCAGTGGATGCCCGTCAACAGGTGAGCCAATTCATGCAGCGCCTACAAGATGACATCTGTGCCCGTCTGGAGGCCCTAGACGGAAAAGCCAAGTTTCGGGAAGACCGTTGGGAACGCCCTGGAGGAGGGGGCGGGCGCTCGCGGGTCATTCAGCAGGGAGACGTGTTTGAGCAGGGGGGAGTCAATTTTTCCGAGGTGTTCGGATCCCATCTGCCCCCTTCGATTCTGAAACAGCGTCCAGAAGCGGCAGGGCATCCTTTCTACGCCACAGGCACCTCTATGGTGTTGCATCCTCGCAACCCCTATGTGCCGACGGTACACCTGAACTATCGCTATTTCGAGGCGGGGCCGGTTTGGTGGTTTGGGGGCGGGATGGATCTCACCCCCTATTACCTGTTTGAGGAGGATGCGGCCCATTTTCACCGCACCCTCAAGGCAGCCTGTGACCGCTTGGATCCCGCCTACTACCCGGTTTTCAAGATCTGGTGCGATCGCTACTTTTTCCTACCTCATCGCGGCGAGGCGCGCGGCGTTGGCGGCATTTTCTTCGACTATCAGGATGAACGCCCTGGGCTGCTCTATCGGCCTGAAGGCCAGGCGGAAGGGGATCCCGAACAACTGGCTTCTGAGCCACCATCGTTACAGGTGCGGGTGGGATCCCGCAGTTGGGAACATCTTTTCCAGTTGGTGCAAACCTGTGGCGACGCCTTCTTGCCGGCCTATGTGCCGATTGTGGAGCGGCGGCAGGGGATGGAATGGGGGGAGAGAGAACGGCAATTCCAGCTCTATCGTCGCGGGCGCTACGTGGAGTTCAACTTGGTCTACGACCGGGGCACGATCTTTGGACTCCAGACCCAGGGCCGCACCGAGTCGATCTTGATGTCTTTGCCCCCCTTGGTGCGCTGGGAATATGGCTACGAGCCCCAGCCGGACACGTGGGAAGCTAAGCTCTACCAGGTGCTCCGCCAGCCCCAGGATTGGGCGTAG
- a CDS encoding ribonuclease III domain-containing protein — MNDLLFEPTSERPSLAEIRRLSPAALAYLGDAIYELHVRRQRLFPPDRLERYHQQVVRRVRGSAQAKLLLALLPHLNPEEQEIVRWGRNGCGRPPRHLPLADYQNASGLETVLGYLYLANPERLRHILALTDVLAETLGEWEG; from the coding sequence GTGAACGATCTGCTGTTCGAGCCCACTTCCGAAAGGCCCTCCTTGGCCGAGATTCGCCGCCTATCGCCCGCAGCCTTGGCCTACTTGGGAGACGCCATTTACGAACTGCATGTGCGGCGGCAACGGCTATTTCCTCCGGATCGACTGGAGCGCTATCATCAGCAGGTGGTGAGGCGGGTGCGCGGCTCGGCTCAGGCTAAGCTGCTGTTGGCCCTGTTGCCCCATCTCAACCCCGAAGAGCAGGAAATTGTCCGCTGGGGTCGCAATGGCTGCGGTCGCCCACCCCGGCATCTGCCTCTGGCCGATTACCAAAACGCCAGCGGCCTGGAAACAGTTCTGGGCTATCTCTACCTGGCCAATCCCGAACGGCTGCGCCATATCCTCGCCCTCACTGATGTTTTGGCTGAGACCCTAGGCGAGTGGGAAGGTTAG
- a CDS encoding DUF1816 domain-containing protein produces the protein MDPVSNPLVSLLDKLRGLSVWIEITTEDCTYYYGPFSDEAEAERLKGHYIADLQKEGAKKIQALVKKMRQPQSLTVTRTPSGARS, from the coding sequence ATGGATCCCGTGAGCAACCCTTTGGTCAGTCTGTTGGATAAGCTGCGCGGCCTGTCGGTCTGGATCGAGATCACCACCGAGGACTGCACCTACTACTACGGCCCCTTCTCCGATGAAGCTGAGGCGGAGCGGCTCAAAGGCCACTACATTGCCGACCTGCAAAAGGAAGGAGCCAAAAAGATCCAGGCTCTGGTGAAGAAAATGCGCCAGCCACAGTCTCTGACGGTGACCCGTACTCCGTCGGGAGCCCGTTCCTGA
- the thiD gene encoding bifunctional hydroxymethylpyrimidine kinase/phosphomethylpyrimidine kinase, with protein sequence MSVSASEPTPAPLLAEQHPPVALTIAGSDSGGGAGIQADLRTFAFQRVHGTSALTCVTAQNTLGVSRVDALPPEAVAAQIEAVVQDIGVQGIKTGMLLNAEIVLEVARQVERWALRPLVVDPVMVSRTGAKLLADEAIQAIREQLIPLAQVLTPNRYEAQILTGLELQSLADMQTAAQQIHALGCGAVLVKGGGMPGELQGVDVWFDGERLEVLKTERIPTRHTHGTGCTLSAAIAAQMAWGRDPLAATVAAKAYVTEALRHPLAIGSGQGPVGHFYPLLSGIGKPVP encoded by the coding sequence ATGTCTGTCTCTGCATCTGAACCAACTCCGGCTCCACTGCTGGCCGAGCAGCACCCCCCTGTCGCCCTCACCATCGCTGGATCCGACAGTGGTGGGGGAGCAGGGATCCAAGCGGATCTGCGCACCTTTGCTTTCCAACGGGTACACGGTACCTCTGCCCTGACCTGCGTGACCGCCCAGAATACCCTTGGGGTGAGCCGGGTGGATGCGCTGCCCCCCGAAGCCGTAGCCGCCCAAATCGAGGCCGTGGTGCAGGACATTGGGGTGCAAGGGATCAAGACGGGCATGTTGCTGAATGCCGAGATCGTGCTGGAGGTAGCCCGTCAGGTGGAGCGCTGGGCGTTGCGGCCTCTGGTGGTGGATCCGGTGATGGTGTCCCGCACGGGAGCAAAGTTGCTGGCAGATGAGGCCATTCAGGCCATCCGCGAGCAGCTGATCCCCTTGGCTCAGGTGCTGACCCCCAACCGCTATGAGGCGCAAATTTTAACGGGGCTGGAGCTGCAGTCCCTGGCAGATATGCAAACGGCGGCCCAGCAGATTCACGCCTTAGGCTGTGGAGCGGTGTTGGTTAAAGGCGGAGGCATGCCGGGGGAACTGCAGGGGGTGGATGTGTGGTTCGATGGCGAGCGACTGGAAGTGCTGAAAACAGAGCGGATCCCCACCCGCCACACCCACGGCACCGGCTGTACCCTCTCGGCGGCCATTGCAGCACAGATGGCCTGGGGCAGGGATCCCTTGGCGGCCACAGTGGCGGCCAAAGCCTATGTAACAGAAGCGCTGCGACATCCTTTGGCCATCGGGTCAGGGCAGGGGCCAGTGGGGCACTTCTACCCGCTTCTGTCCGGGATTGGCAAACCTGTGCCATAA
- a CDS encoding RNA-guided endonuclease InsQ/TnpB family protein has protein sequence MTQVLTVSCKLKASQSQAAKLDATLEAFGQALNWVNQNTPEKVANAVKLQSLCYREIRARFGLSSNLARTTSRLRDQQVCRRLAGARKVARQKNRPVKAFKRGFATYDARIFSFREKDWTVSLTTVEGRERFELAIGRYQRERLAGSNPKSATLVKRKDGSYSIQICVETEPCPPQRTGRVLGVDLGRTDIAHTSEGDNWNGQQLNRIRDHYSKLRAALQRKASKGTRSSRRRCRQLLQRLSGKERRFQAWVNHRISKAIVSRAKATNSAIALEDLTGIRERVNQQPRSKAERRRANSWAFYQLRQFLEYKARVAGVSLILVPPAYTSQTCHRCLHIHSEQGKSYRSGKSFKCGHCGWEGDADLNGANVIALLGAVVNQPRGSGLFCSLVEQSRLRATESPLHTASAVGVG, from the coding sequence ATGACCCAAGTCCTGACCGTCTCCTGCAAGCTCAAGGCGTCCCAGTCGCAAGCCGCCAAATTGGACGCGACTTTGGAGGCTTTTGGCCAAGCCTTGAACTGGGTCAACCAAAACACACCCGAGAAAGTCGCCAACGCCGTTAAGCTCCAGTCTCTGTGCTACCGCGAAATCCGTGCCCGGTTCGGCTTGTCCAGTAACTTGGCAAGGACTACGTCCCGCTTACGCGACCAGCAGGTCTGCAGACGGCTGGCCGGCGCCCGTAAAGTTGCCCGACAGAAAAACCGTCCCGTCAAAGCGTTCAAGAGAGGCTTTGCGACCTACGATGCCCGTATCTTTTCGTTTCGCGAGAAAGACTGGACGGTGTCGCTGACCACGGTGGAGGGTCGGGAGCGCTTTGAGCTGGCGATTGGCCGCTACCAGAGAGAACGGCTGGCGGGCTCCAATCCCAAATCTGCCACTCTGGTCAAGCGCAAAGACGGTTCCTACTCTATTCAGATCTGTGTGGAAACGGAACCGTGCCCACCGCAACGCACGGGCAGAGTGCTAGGCGTGGATTTGGGCAGGACGGATATTGCTCATACATCGGAAGGAGATAACTGGAATGGACAGCAGTTGAACCGAATCCGAGACCACTACTCCAAGCTGAGGGCGGCACTCCAACGCAAAGCCAGTAAGGGCACCCGCAGTTCGCGGCGCAGATGCCGTCAACTGTTGCAACGGCTGTCTGGCAAGGAGAGGCGCTTTCAGGCGTGGGTCAATCATCGCATCTCCAAAGCTATTGTCTCTAGGGCAAAAGCTACCAACAGCGCTATCGCTCTGGAAGACCTGACAGGGATCCGGGAAAGGGTCAATCAACAGCCGCGCAGCAAAGCCGAGCGGCGCAGGGCCAACAGTTGGGCGTTCTACCAACTACGTCAGTTTCTGGAATACAAGGCGAGGGTTGCAGGGGTTTCTCTGATTCTTGTGCCGCCTGCTTACACGTCGCAGACCTGTCACCGGTGCTTACACATCCATTCTGAGCAGGGCAAGTCCTACCGCAGTGGCAAGTCGTTCAAGTGTGGGCACTGTGGATGGGAAGGGGATGCGGATTTGAATGGTGCGAATGTGATTGCGCTTTTGGGGGCTGTCGTAAACCAGCCTAGAGGTTCGGGCCTGTTTTGTTCTCTGGTGGAGCAGAGCAGGCTCAGGGCTACCGAAAGCCCGCTCCATACCGCTTCAGCGGTCGGAGTCGGGTAG